The following are from one region of the Paenibacillus protaetiae genome:
- a CDS encoding sensory rhodopsin transducer, whose protein sequence is MQKQAWGERHWFIPDGYIPETSSGSLTSHESVCVLNTSDRDASLSFTIYFEDREPMEHIAFTVPGRRTKHIRTSLLQKDGAPIPVGVPYAIAVESDIPVVVQYSRLDSTQAENALMSTLAFPVKG, encoded by the coding sequence ATGCAGAAGCAGGCATGGGGAGAACGACATTGGTTTATACCGGACGGCTACATTCCGGAAACAAGCTCGGGTTCGCTGACGAGCCACGAATCGGTTTGCGTGCTGAATACGTCGGACCGCGATGCGTCGCTTTCCTTTACGATTTATTTCGAAGACCGGGAGCCGATGGAGCATATTGCCTTTACCGTTCCCGGACGAAGAACCAAACATATTCGAACAAGCTTGCTGCAAAAGGACGGTGCGCCGATTCCGGTCGGCGTGCCCTATGCGATCGCGGTCGAAAGCGATATTCCGGTTGTCGTCCAGTACAGCAGGCTTGATTCTACGCAAGCGGAAAATGCGTTAATGTCGACGCTCGCTTTTCCGGTCAAAGGGTAA